The following proteins come from a genomic window of Microbacterium lemovicicum:
- a CDS encoding A/G-specific adenine glycosylase, whose product MPDLATPLIAWYAEHRRDLPWRREGFDAWGVLVSEFMLQQTPVTRVIPHLEAWLLRWPRPSDLAADAPAEAVRQWANLGYPRRAIWLHRAAGEIAERHGDVVPRDVEALLALTGIGDYTARAVSVFAYGDRHPVVDTNTRRVLARTVDGRSQPGPPAKRDLAAMAAVLPADDSAAAIVNAAAMELGAVVCTARAPRCGACPLADRCAWRAAGYPDTGDERRRQARYEGSDRQARGAVLRTLRDAAPDPVPLTAVLADWPDGAQRDRAIDSLIADGLAEASDSLLRLPAHPETGATAGRTGSGRSSA is encoded by the coding sequence GTGCCCGACCTCGCGACGCCCCTCATCGCCTGGTACGCGGAGCACCGGCGCGACCTGCCCTGGCGGCGCGAGGGGTTCGATGCCTGGGGCGTGCTCGTCAGCGAGTTCATGCTGCAGCAGACGCCCGTGACGCGGGTCATCCCCCACCTCGAGGCATGGCTGCTGCGCTGGCCGCGACCGTCCGACCTCGCCGCCGACGCCCCCGCGGAGGCCGTCCGGCAGTGGGCGAACCTCGGCTATCCCCGCCGCGCCATCTGGCTGCACCGCGCCGCGGGCGAGATCGCCGAGCGCCACGGCGACGTGGTGCCGCGCGACGTCGAGGCCCTCCTCGCCCTCACCGGCATCGGCGACTACACGGCGAGGGCGGTGTCGGTGTTCGCCTACGGCGACCGGCATCCCGTCGTCGACACGAACACGCGGCGCGTGCTCGCCCGCACGGTCGACGGGCGCTCGCAGCCCGGACCGCCCGCCAAGCGCGACCTCGCCGCGATGGCGGCGGTGCTGCCCGCCGACGACTCCGCAGCCGCGATCGTCAACGCCGCGGCCATGGAGCTGGGCGCGGTCGTCTGCACCGCCCGTGCGCCGCGCTGCGGCGCCTGCCCGCTCGCGGACCGCTGCGCCTGGCGCGCCGCGGGCTATCCCGACACCGGCGACGAGCGCCGCCGGCAGGCGCGCTACGAGGGCAGCGACCGGCAGGCGCGCGGTGCGGTCCTCAGAACGCTGCGGGATGCCGCACCCGACCCGGTTCCGCTGACCGCGGTTCTCGCGGATTGGCCGGACGGCGCTCAGCGCGATCGCGCGATCGACTCGCTCATCGCGGACGGGCTCGCCGAAGCATCCGATTCACTGCTGCGCCTGCCGGCTCACCCGGAGACGGGTGCGACGGCCGGCCGCACGGGGTCGGGGCGCAGCTCCGCCTGA
- a CDS encoding uridine kinase: MRLPTTPVTSLWRDLRDEVRHNYPAGRVVLAVDGVDGAGKTTFADGLAEAFSEAGSAVYRASIDGFHRPRSERYARGRDSAEGFYRDSYDYATFRRVLLDPFREGAQTGASTGFQLSAFDVTRDAPVEAAWVTAPRDAVLIVDGIFLNRPELRGLWNWALWLEVPYAVSFARMALRDGSDPDPDAPANARYRGGQELYRREARPSAAATAIVENSDLAHPVRIFGDYC; the protein is encoded by the coding sequence GTGCGACTGCCCACGACCCCGGTGACCTCCCTCTGGCGCGATCTGCGTGATGAGGTGCGGCACAACTACCCGGCCGGGCGCGTCGTGCTGGCGGTCGACGGTGTCGACGGCGCAGGCAAGACCACCTTCGCCGACGGCCTCGCCGAGGCGTTCTCCGAGGCGGGCTCAGCGGTCTACCGCGCGAGCATCGACGGCTTCCACCGCCCCCGGTCCGAACGCTACGCGCGCGGCCGGGACTCCGCGGAGGGGTTCTACCGCGACTCCTACGACTACGCGACGTTCCGCCGCGTGCTGCTCGACCCGTTCCGGGAGGGCGCCCAGACCGGGGCGTCCACCGGCTTCCAGCTCTCCGCCTTCGACGTCACCCGCGACGCGCCCGTCGAGGCCGCGTGGGTGACCGCCCCGCGGGACGCCGTGCTCATCGTGGACGGCATCTTCCTGAACCGGCCCGAACTGCGCGGCCTCTGGAACTGGGCGCTGTGGCTCGAGGTGCCCTACGCCGTGTCCTTCGCGCGGATGGCCCTGCGCGACGGATCCGACCCCGACCCCGATGCGCCCGCGAACGCCCGCTACCGCGGCGGGCAGGAGCTGTACCGCCGGGAGGCGCGGCCCAGCGCCGCCGCGACCGCAATCGTCGAGAACAGCGACCTCGCGCATCCGGTCCGCATCTTCGGGGACTACTGCTGA
- the truB gene encoding tRNA pseudouridine(55) synthase TruB, translating to MAGPTGILLVDKPGGITSHDAVSRTRKALNTRKVGHAGTLDPMATGLLVLGVGHATRLLTYIVGLDKTYEATIRLGSSTSTDDREGETLTTADAAAIAALTDDAVDAGIAALTGEISQVPSTVSAIKVDGRRAYDLARAGEDVQLKARAVTVSRFDVRARRSSSESLDLDVAVDCTSGTYIRALARDLGEALGVGGHLTALRRTRIGPFEVDQATAVDAIGPDGLLTPAAVATAVLGALPVSGDEARDLRHGKRLAGAAGRVERFPSAAVDPAGALVGIVERRGPDVKSVMNLPGEESA from the coding sequence ATGGCCGGACCCACCGGCATCCTCCTCGTCGACAAGCCGGGCGGCATCACGAGCCACGACGCCGTCTCCCGCACCCGCAAGGCGCTGAACACCCGCAAGGTCGGACACGCCGGCACGCTCGACCCGATGGCGACCGGCCTGCTGGTGCTGGGTGTCGGCCACGCCACGCGGCTGCTGACCTACATCGTCGGTCTCGACAAGACCTACGAGGCCACCATCCGCCTCGGCTCGTCGACGTCGACCGACGACCGCGAGGGGGAGACCCTCACGACAGCGGATGCCGCGGCGATCGCCGCGCTGACCGATGACGCCGTCGACGCCGGCATCGCGGCGCTCACCGGCGAGATCTCGCAGGTGCCGAGCACCGTCTCGGCGATCAAGGTCGACGGGCGTCGCGCCTACGACCTCGCCCGCGCGGGTGAGGACGTGCAGCTCAAGGCCCGCGCCGTCACCGTCAGCCGGTTCGACGTGCGGGCGCGCCGCTCCTCGTCGGAGAGCCTCGACCTCGACGTCGCCGTGGACTGCACCAGCGGCACCTACATCCGGGCGCTCGCCCGCGATCTCGGCGAGGCGCTCGGCGTCGGCGGCCACCTCACGGCCCTGCGTCGCACCCGCATCGGACCGTTCGAGGTGGACCAGGCGACCGCGGTCGACGCCATCGGACCGGACGGCCTGCTCACGCCGGCGGCGGTCGCGACCGCCGTCCTGGGCGCCCTCCCGGTGTCGGGCGACGAGGCCCGCGACCTGCGCCACGGCAAGCGCCTCGCCGGTGCCGCCGGCCGCGTCGAGCGCTTCCCGAGCGCCGCGGTCGACCCGGCGGGCGCGCTCGTGGGGATCGTGGAGCGCCGGGGGCCGGACGTGAAGAGCGTCATGAACCTGCCGGGGGAGGAGAGCGCGTGA
- a CDS encoding bifunctional riboflavin kinase/FAD synthetase produces the protein MIVFRDPSEVPADFGPSIAAIGKFDGVHAGHRAVINKARVDAAATGARLVAVTFDRNPLSLLRPDKCPESLIGVTQKLTFLGETGVDATLLLTFDEALANLTAREFVEHVLVGSLAVRTVLVGEDFRFGRGGAGDPALLAEMGGELGFRVEVVDDIRSVDRDRRVSSTWIRELLAEGDVEGAGRLLGRPHAVWGEVVHGLKRGRELGYPTANLSADLEGFVPADGVYAGWLVDEGVQGGTRRQVRYPAAISIGTNPTFDDVPVRQVEAYVLDETDLDLYGHHVEVQFTARIRGMVAFGGIDALIAQMGDDVSRVRAALT, from the coding sequence ATGATCGTCTTCCGCGATCCGTCCGAGGTCCCCGCCGACTTCGGTCCCTCGATCGCCGCCATCGGCAAGTTCGACGGGGTGCACGCCGGTCATCGCGCCGTCATCAACAAGGCGAGGGTGGATGCCGCGGCCACCGGCGCGCGCCTGGTCGCGGTCACGTTCGACCGCAACCCGCTGAGCCTCCTGCGTCCCGACAAGTGCCCGGAGAGCCTCATCGGCGTCACGCAGAAGCTCACCTTCCTCGGCGAGACCGGCGTGGACGCGACCCTGCTGCTGACCTTCGACGAGGCGCTGGCGAACCTCACGGCCCGCGAGTTCGTCGAGCACGTGCTGGTCGGCTCGCTCGCCGTGCGCACCGTCCTCGTCGGCGAAGACTTCCGCTTCGGCCGCGGTGGCGCCGGCGACCCCGCGCTGCTGGCGGAGATGGGCGGCGAACTCGGGTTCCGGGTTGAGGTCGTCGACGACATCCGCTCGGTCGACCGCGACCGCCGGGTCTCCTCGACCTGGATCCGCGAGCTGCTCGCGGAGGGCGACGTCGAGGGCGCCGGCCGGCTGCTCGGTCGCCCGCACGCGGTCTGGGGCGAGGTCGTGCACGGACTCAAGCGCGGTCGCGAACTCGGCTATCCGACGGCGAACCTCTCGGCCGACCTCGAGGGCTTCGTGCCCGCCGACGGCGTCTACGCCGGCTGGCTCGTCGACGAGGGCGTCCAGGGCGGCACCCGGCGACAGGTGCGGTACCCCGCGGCCATCAGCATCGGCACCAACCCGACCTTCGACGACGTGCCGGTGCGCCAGGTCGAGGCCTACGTGCTCGACGAGACCGACCTCGACCTCTACGGCCACCACGTCGAGGTGCAGTTCACCGCGCGCATCCGCGGCATGGTCGCCTTCGGCGGCATCGACGCCCTCATCGCCCAGATGGGCGACGACGTCAGCCGCGTCCGTGCCGCGCTCACGTGA
- the deoC gene encoding deoxyribose-phosphate aldolase, with product MSRTDLQTLPERALDLLGGQPDDATLGRYLHGLPGVDAVGLEQRAAALGTRSIKTSSKLWALERIIQLIDLTTLEGSDTPGKVRSLVAKALRPDASDPTCPRVAAVCVYGDMVPDAVGALGAAHGDPDDGLISVAAVATAFPSGRASLEVKLRDTAEAVAAGADEIDMVIDRGAFLSGRYGLVFEQIARVKEACRRPDGTAASLKVILETGELTTYDNIKRASWLAILAGGDFIKTSTGKVQPAATLPTTLLMLEVVRDWHRATGEKVGVKPAGGIRTSKDAIKYLVTVAETVGEEWLQPHLFRYGASSLLNDVLLQRQKMRSGNYSGADYVTID from the coding sequence ATGAGCCGCACCGATCTGCAGACGCTGCCCGAGCGTGCCCTCGACCTCTTGGGGGGCCAGCCCGACGACGCCACGCTCGGTCGCTACCTCCACGGGCTGCCCGGCGTCGACGCCGTCGGCCTCGAGCAGCGCGCCGCCGCGCTGGGCACGCGTTCCATAAAGACGTCGTCGAAGCTGTGGGCGCTCGAGCGCATCATCCAGCTGATCGACCTCACCACCCTCGAGGGCTCCGACACCCCGGGCAAGGTGCGCTCGCTCGTCGCGAAGGCGCTGCGACCGGATGCCTCGGACCCGACGTGCCCGAGGGTGGCGGCCGTGTGCGTCTACGGCGACATGGTGCCCGACGCCGTCGGGGCGCTCGGTGCCGCCCACGGCGACCCCGACGACGGGCTCATCAGCGTCGCGGCCGTCGCCACGGCGTTCCCGAGCGGCCGCGCCTCGCTCGAGGTCAAGCTGCGCGACACGGCGGAGGCCGTGGCCGCCGGCGCCGACGAGATCGACATGGTCATCGATCGCGGCGCCTTCCTCTCCGGGCGCTACGGCCTCGTGTTCGAGCAGATCGCGCGCGTCAAGGAGGCGTGCCGTCGTCCGGACGGCACCGCCGCCTCGCTCAAAGTGATCCTCGAGACCGGCGAGCTCACCACCTACGACAACATCAAGCGCGCATCCTGGCTCGCCATCCTCGCGGGCGGCGATTTCATCAAGACGTCCACCGGCAAGGTGCAGCCCGCGGCCACCCTGCCCACCACACTGCTGATGCTCGAAGTCGTCCGCGACTGGCACCGCGCCACGGGCGAGAAGGTCGGGGTCAAGCCCGCGGGCGGCATCCGCACCTCGAAAGACGCCATCAAGTACCTCGTGACGGTCGCCGAGACCGTGGGCGAGGAGTGGCTTCAGCCGCACCTGTTCCGCTACGGCGCCTCGAGCCTGCTCAACGACGTGCTGCTCCAGCGCCAGAAGATGCGCTCCGGGAACTACTCCGGCGCCGACTACGTGACGATCGACTGA
- a CDS encoding aldehyde dehydrogenase family protein: MSFLEYAPAPESRSVLRLREDYGLFIDGEFRAGRGEPFATISPADESHIAMIAQADEADVADAVAAARRAYDTVWSTMSGRDRGKYLYRIARLVQERARELAVAESLDNGKPIKESRDVDVPLVAAWFFSYAGWADKLDYAGLGANPRALGVAGQIIPWNFPLLMLAWKIAPALAAGNTVVLKPAETTPLSALIFAEILQQADLPPGVVNIVTGAGATGVALVAADIDKVAFTGSTGVGRAIAKQVAGTGKKLTLELGGKAANIVFDDAPIDQAIEGVVNGIFFNQGHVCCAGSRLLVQESIHDEVVARLKERLSTLRLGDPLDKNTDIGAINSAEQLERIRTLTAAGEEEGAERWSPDCVLPDNGFWFAPTIFTGVETSHRIAREEIFGPVLSVLSFRTPAEAIAKANNTPYGLSAGIWSDKGSRILAVADKLRAGVVWANTFNKFDPASPFGGYKESGYGREGGRQGLAAYLAPAASATALTAAPARPKRSARKAAAK, from the coding sequence ATGAGCTTCCTGGAATACGCCCCCGCGCCCGAGTCGCGCTCCGTCCTGCGGCTCCGTGAGGACTACGGCCTCTTCATCGACGGCGAGTTCCGCGCCGGCCGCGGAGAACCGTTCGCGACGATCTCGCCGGCGGACGAGTCGCACATCGCCATGATCGCGCAGGCCGACGAGGCCGACGTCGCCGACGCCGTCGCCGCCGCGCGCCGCGCCTACGACACCGTGTGGTCGACGATGAGCGGCCGCGACCGCGGCAAGTACCTGTACCGCATCGCCCGCCTCGTGCAGGAGCGCGCCCGCGAGCTCGCCGTCGCCGAGAGCCTCGACAACGGCAAGCCGATCAAGGAGAGCCGCGACGTCGACGTGCCGCTCGTGGCCGCGTGGTTCTTCTCCTACGCCGGATGGGCCGACAAGCTCGACTACGCCGGGCTCGGCGCGAACCCGCGTGCCCTGGGTGTCGCCGGTCAGATCATCCCGTGGAACTTCCCCCTGTTGATGCTGGCGTGGAAGATCGCCCCGGCGCTCGCCGCCGGCAACACCGTCGTGCTCAAGCCCGCCGAGACCACGCCGCTGTCGGCGCTGATCTTCGCCGAGATCCTGCAGCAGGCCGACCTGCCGCCCGGTGTGGTGAACATCGTCACCGGTGCGGGCGCCACCGGCGTGGCGCTCGTCGCGGCCGACATCGACAAGGTCGCCTTCACCGGCTCGACCGGCGTCGGCCGCGCGATCGCCAAGCAGGTCGCGGGCACCGGCAAGAAGCTGACGCTCGAGCTCGGCGGCAAGGCGGCGAACATCGTCTTCGACGACGCCCCCATCGATCAGGCCATCGAGGGCGTCGTCAACGGCATCTTCTTCAACCAGGGTCACGTCTGCTGCGCGGGCAGCCGCCTGCTGGTGCAGGAGTCCATCCACGACGAGGTCGTCGCGCGCCTCAAGGAGCGCCTGTCGACCCTGCGCCTCGGCGATCCGCTCGACAAGAACACCGACATCGGCGCCATCAACTCCGCCGAGCAGCTCGAGCGCATCCGCACGCTCACCGCGGCCGGCGAGGAGGAGGGCGCCGAGCGCTGGAGCCCCGACTGCGTGCTGCCCGACAACGGCTTCTGGTTCGCACCGACGATCTTCACCGGCGTCGAGACCAGCCACCGCATCGCGCGCGAGGAGATCTTCGGGCCCGTGCTGTCGGTGCTGTCGTTCCGCACGCCCGCCGAGGCGATCGCGAAGGCGAACAACACCCCCTACGGCCTGTCCGCGGGCATCTGGTCTGACAAGGGCAGCCGCATCCTCGCCGTGGCCGACAAGCTCCGCGCGGGCGTCGTGTGGGCGAACACCTTCAACAAGTTCGACCCCGCCTCGCCGTTCGGCGGCTACAAGGAGTCCGGCTACGGCCGGGAGGGCGGACGCCAGGGCCTCGCCGCCTACCTCGCCCCCGCAGCATCCGCCACCGCTCTCACAGCGGCGCCGGCGAGACCGAAGCGCTCCGCGAGAAAGGCGGCCGCGAAATGA